GGTATTTAATGAAGAAACAGGTCGAGCAGGTCACTTACCGGCGGTCTGACAGCTTTATCGTGCTAAGCGAATATTTCCGCGATATCTTAACGGATCACTACGGCGTAGACCGCCGGAAAATACATATTATCCCCGGTGCCGTGGAGCATGAGCGGTTCAAGCCGCATTCGGACCGGGAGGGTCTGAGGAATAAGCTTGGAATCAAGTCGGATCAAAGACTTCTTTTCTGCGCGCGCAGAATTGTACGGCGTATGGGAATAGACCGTTTGATCGAGGCAATGAGAATAGTTGCGGACCATCATCCTGAAGTGCTTCTGTTTATTGCGGGAGATGGTCCGATGCGAAGCGAATACGAGAGGCAGATTGATAAGCTAGGTTTGTCTGCCCATGTAAAGATGCTTGGCAGAGTATCCAATGAGGAGCTTGTCGAGTGGTATCAGGCAGCGGATTACAGCATTGTCCCCACGATTACGCTCGAAGGCTTTGGCCTTGTCACGATTGAGTCTTTGGCATGCGGAACTCCGGTGTTTGGAACTCCTTATGGAGGTACCAAAGAGATCTTAAGCCGATTTTCCCCGGAGCTTCTTTTCGGGGAAGGAACATCGGAAGCCATCGGCGGCAAGTTGATCGACGCCTTAGGGGGAAAGATCCTTTTGCCGACGCGGGAAGACTGCCGCGACCATGTGCTAAAGCATTATACCTGGAGTACCGTGACTTCTGCGGTTACGGATGTGTTCAAGGAGGCGCGGGAGAAACGGGGAAGGGGGAGGCGTGTTTAGATGAGAATCGCCTATTATAACCACACCAGCTCCGTAAGCGGGGCGGAGATTAATTTGCTTGTGACTGCCGCACATTATCAGCGGTCAGAGGTATTGATTATGGCTCCGGAAGGCGAGCTGCTGGAGCGTGCGCGTGAGGCGGGGCTAGCCGCGATTGCTTTACCGAGCTATAACGCCAGATTATCCCGCAATCCTCTT
This region of Paenibacillus sp. JDR-2 genomic DNA includes:
- a CDS encoding glycosyltransferase family 4 protein is translated as MKVLTTGLGWNELQPGGLNRYFVDYNQALREHGHAELGLVVADPGMKLETSLNVANTVDHGEGGLLARIRSVRKYTLEALESFRPDVFNPHFALYASMISRQALPDHIPIVTHFHGPWAMESKIEEDNRSAIFREARYLMKKQVEQVTYRRSDSFIVLSEYFRDILTDHYGVDRRKIHIIPGAVEHERFKPHSDREGLRNKLGIKSDQRLLFCARRIVRRMGIDRLIEAMRIVADHHPEVLLFIAGDGPMRSEYERQIDKLGLSAHVKMLGRVSNEELVEWYQAADYSIVPTITLEGFGLVTIESLACGTPVFGTPYGGTKEILSRFSPELLFGEGTSEAIGGKLIDALGGKILLPTREDCRDHVLKHYTWSTVTSAVTDVFKEAREKRGRGRRV